In Mesorhizobium sp. J428, the genomic window CGGGCAGGCTGCGGCGCCGTCCAGAGAGGAGCGTGCACACCGCTTTCGCCGCGAGGCCAGGCCGGCGCGGCGGCTCGGTCGCTGTCCGCGCGGAACGCGGCCATCATGCCGTCCGCCCCGCTGGTCGCCGCCCGGATGCCGGAGCGCGCCAGTGTCTCGCGGATCGCACCGACGATCAGGCCGCGCACCAGGCCCGGATCGCGGAAGCGCACGTCGGACTTGGCCGGATGCACGTTGACGTCGACCAGGGCCGGATCGAGCGTCAGGAACAGCGCGGTGACCGGATGCCGGTCGCGCGGCAGAACATCCGCGAAGCCGGCGCGCAACGCGCCCGCGATCAGCTTGTCGCGCACCGGCCGGCCGTTGACATAGGCGAACTGCTGCAGCGCGTTCGCCCGGCTGTAGGCGGGGATGGAGATGTAGCCGTCGAGCCGCACGCCCTCCCGCAGCGCGTCGACCAAAAGCGAATTCTCGGCGAATTCGCGGCCAAGCACCTGTGCAACGCGTGCGAGCCGGCCTTCCGGGCCTTCTCCGGCAGGGGCGAGGTCGAGCGTGCTCCGGTCGGGTCCGGACAGGCTGAATCGGACTTCGGGGAACGCGATCGCAATGCGCTTGACCGTGTCGGCGATCGCGGTCGCTTCCGCGCGTTCGCCTTTCATGAACTTCAGCCGTGCCGGCGTCGCGAAGAACAGGTCGCGCACTTCCACCAGCGTGCCGCGATTGGCAGGCGCCGGGCGCACCGCCGCGACACGGCCGCCGTCCACCGCGATCTCAGCCCCGTTTGCGGCGCCGACCGTCCGCGAACGGATGGCGAGCTTCGACACTGAGCCGATCGATGGCAGCGCCTCGCCGCGGAAGCCCAGCGCGCGGATGTCGTTGATGTCGTCGGTGAGCTTGGAGGTGCAATGCCGCGCCACCGCAAGCGGCAGCTCGGCCTCCGGAATGCCCGAGCCGTCGTCGGTGACGCGGATGAGGCTGAGCCCGCCGCCGGCCGTCGCGACGTCGATACGCGTCGCGCCCGCGTCCAGCGCGTTCTCGACCAGTTCTTTGACGACGCTCGCCGGCCGCTCGATGACCTCGCCGGCGGCGATCTGGTTCACCATCGTTTCAGAGAGGGGGCGGATCGGCATTCCGCCATCTTACCGGGATTCGCCCCGGCGGCGAAAGCGGCGAAGGCGATTGTGTCAGGCGACGTTGCTTGCAGCGAGGCGGATGACCGGTTTCTTCGGCGAGCGCTGCGCCAGCCAACTGCGCGCCTGGTCGATCGGCATCGGGAAGGCGATCGAGTAGCCCTGCACCTGCTCGCAGCCGATCTTGAGCAGCGAGGACAGTTCCTCTTCCGTCTCCGCGCCCTCGGCAATGATGGAGATGCCCAGCCCGCGCGCGAGTTCGGTGATCGCCTTGACGATCGCGCTGTTGTCGCCGTTGGTGTTGATCTTTTGCACGAAGCGGCGGTCGATCTTGAGCCGGTCGATCTCGTTCGGGTTGACGTGGCTGAGCGAGGCGTAGCCGGTGCCGAAATCGTCGAGCTCAAGATGGACGCCGGCCGCGCGGATCAGCCTGAGCTTGCCGGCGATGCCGGTCTTCTCGTCGTCCAGGATCACCGACTCCACGATCTCGAGGGAGAGCTTCTGCGGCGGCAGGCCGTGTTTCTCGAGCGTGCTGAACAGGAACCTGGCGAAATCCACCTCGCGCAGTTCCGAGCCCGACGCGTTCACGGCGAGCCGGCCGAACTGGATTCCGTTGTGGTGCCACTCCGCCGCCGTTTCGATCGCCTTGTCCATGACGATCCTGCCGATCTCGGCCATGAGGCCGGTCTTCTCGGCGATCGGGATGAACTCTCCCGGCGAGATCATGCCGCGTTCGGGATGCGGCCAGCGCACGAGCGCCTCGATGCCGGCGACCGCGCCGTTGAGCAGCGACACCTGCGGCTGGAAATAGACCTCGAAGGAGCGGTCGGCGATTGCGGAGCGCATGTCGCGCTCCAGCATCTTGCGGTAGTCGAGCTCGCGGCGCAGTTCGTCTGAGAAGAAGCGGAACGAGCCGGTGGCGGATTTCTTGGCGTTGTAGAGCGCCAGGTCCGCATGAACCAGGAGGTCGCTCGCATTGTCGGCGTCGACCGGATAGACGGCGATGCCGGCGCTGGCAGCGCACTGGATCGTCACGCCCTCGAAATCCATTGGCTCGCCGATGCGGTCGAGCACCCGCTTGGCGACCATCCCGATGTCCTCGGTGCGGCCAGCGCCAGTGAGCACGATGACGAATTCGTCGCCGCCGAGCCGCACGCACATGTCCGAGGCGCGCGAGGTCTCGCGCATGCGCTGCGCAGTCGTTGCCAGCACGTAGTCCCCGGCTGCATGGCCGATCGTGTCGTTGATCTGCTTGAAGCCATCAAGGTCGATCTGCAGCACCGCGATACGCTCGCCGCGGCGCTTTGCGCCGCTGATCTGCGTGTCGAAATGGTCGATCAGGAAGGCGCGGTTGCGCAGTCCCGTCAGCCCGTCATGCGCGGCGAGGAAAGCCATGGAGTTGCGCGCTTCGATCAATTCGCTCGTCTTGCGGCCGATTGCGTTCGCCATCGGGCGGAAGATGAAGATCGCCACGGCGCCGAGCAGGAGAAGGGTGAGCACGTACAATGCCCGGTGCACCGTGAGCATGTCGCCGAGGCGGGTGTTGATCAGTACCTGGAGGCGCTCGCGCAGCTCCGTATAGGCGAGCAGCGTGGTGTTCGCGACGGTGGCGTCGAGATGCGCGAGTTCGAAGCGCGGCGAATAGCCCGACGCCATGACGTCCATCCCGGCCTCCTGTTCGCTGGCGGCGACGAAGCGGCGCGCGCGGGCGGCAAGCTCGGTGGTGAAGTGGTCGAGATGGAACGGTTGCGCAAACAGGACCTGTTCGAACATCGCGCGGTCGCGTGGCTGCACGCTTGCGTCTTCGACGCCCGACAGGTCGAGCAGCTTGTCGTAGTTGCGTTCGAAATCGGTGATTGAAGCCGAGAGGGCTGCGAGCATCTCGGGCCTCGCCTCCGGCCGGGTGAGTTGCACCTGGTTCGCGAGGAACACGATGCGCTGCGAGAGCGTGCCCTGCGTGCCGACGAGCATGAGGAGCTCGCGGTTGGCGCGGTGCTCGGAAAGCTTCTGATCGAGCAGCCAGTATGACGCCGTCGCCATCGCGGCGATCAGGGAGAGCGCGACCCAGTAGGTGACCTTCATCTGCCGTGTCAGGCGCGAAGGTCCCACAGTCTGAGAGGTGTCGTCCATCAAGAGGCGTCCCGGATGCGCATGTGTCCGTCTGCATTCTTCTGGCGAGGAGGTTAATGTCTGGAGAAGGAAACCCCGATTTGCACCGCCTGCACCGGCTATCGGCGTTGCTGGTTAGGGACGATTTGAACACATGGCTAAAAAGCGATGAATGCCCGCGCTCGACAGGCCGCCGACGAAGGGCTTTCGTCGGGCCACGAAATCGGCTTTAAGGGCGCCGGATTTCTCGCGAAGGAATGAAGCCGATGAACATGGAACACAGGCCGGCCAAACTGGCGGGTTTCGTCTGGAACGATCCCTTCCTCCTGGAGGACCAGCTTTCGGAAGACGAGCGCATGATCCGCGACGCGGCGGCCGCATTCGCCGCCGACAAGCTCGCTCCGCGCGTTGAAGACATGTATCTCAACGAGACCTCCGACCCGTCGATTTTCCGCGAGATGGGCGAGGCGGGCCTGCTCGGCGTCACGGTTCCAGAGGAATATGGCGGCATCGGCGCCAACTACGTCACCTACGGTCTCGTTGCCCGCGAGGTGGAGCGCGTCGATTCGGGCTACCGCTCGATGATGAGCGTACAGTCGTCGCTGGTGATGTATCCGATCTACGCCTACGGCTCCGAAGAGCAGCGGAAGAAGTATCTGCCGAAGCTCGCCTCGGGCGAGTTCATCGGTTGCTTCGGGCTCACCGAGC contains:
- the mutL gene encoding DNA mismatch repair endonuclease MutL, with product MPIRPLSETMVNQIAAGEVIERPASVVKELVENALDAGATRIDVATAGGGLSLIRVTDDGSGIPEAELPLAVARHCTSKLTDDINDIRALGFRGEALPSIGSVSKLAIRSRTVGAANGAEIAVDGGRVAAVRPAPANRGTLVEVRDLFFATPARLKFMKGERAEATAIADTVKRIAIAFPEVRFSLSGPDRSTLDLAPAGEGPEGRLARVAQVLGREFAENSLLVDALREGVRLDGYISIPAYSRANALQQFAYVNGRPVRDKLIAGALRAGFADVLPRDRHPVTALFLTLDPALVDVNVHPAKSDVRFRDPGLVRGLIVGAIRETLARSGIRAATSGADGMMAAFRADSDRAAAPAWPRGESGVHAPLWTAPQPARSFGPAGGFGEAMQAVFETARSTDMRADASEPSVDLLDRDLGAARAQVHENYIVAQTRDSLIIVDQHAAHERLVYEQLKTALASRDVPAQMLLVPEIVDLGEDDAERLAKHADTLRRFGLSVERFGPGAVAVRETPAMLGEVDAGQLIRDLADEIGEHDTTETLTRRLDAIAATMACHGSVRSGRKLRPEEMNALLRQMEATPGSGTCNHGRPTYIELKLADIERLFGRR
- a CDS encoding bifunctional diguanylate cyclase/phosphodiesterase, translated to MDDTSQTVGPSRLTRQMKVTYWVALSLIAAMATASYWLLDQKLSEHRANRELLMLVGTQGTLSQRIVFLANQVQLTRPEARPEMLAALSASITDFERNYDKLLDLSGVEDASVQPRDRAMFEQVLFAQPFHLDHFTTELAARARRFVAASEQEAGMDVMASGYSPRFELAHLDATVANTTLLAYTELRERLQVLINTRLGDMLTVHRALYVLTLLLLGAVAIFIFRPMANAIGRKTSELIEARNSMAFLAAHDGLTGLRNRAFLIDHFDTQISGAKRRGERIAVLQIDLDGFKQINDTIGHAAGDYVLATTAQRMRETSRASDMCVRLGGDEFVIVLTGAGRTEDIGMVAKRVLDRIGEPMDFEGVTIQCAASAGIAVYPVDADNASDLLVHADLALYNAKKSATGSFRFFSDELRRELDYRKMLERDMRSAIADRSFEVYFQPQVSLLNGAVAGIEALVRWPHPERGMISPGEFIPIAEKTGLMAEIGRIVMDKAIETAAEWHHNGIQFGRLAVNASGSELREVDFARFLFSTLEKHGLPPQKLSLEIVESVILDDEKTGIAGKLRLIRAAGVHLELDDFGTGYASLSHVNPNEIDRLKIDRRFVQKINTNGDNSAIVKAITELARGLGISIIAEGAETEEELSSLLKIGCEQVQGYSIAFPMPIDQARSWLAQRSPKKPVIRLAASNVA